One segment of Daphnia magna isolate NIES linkage group LG2, ASM2063170v1.1, whole genome shotgun sequence DNA contains the following:
- the LOC116917964 gene encoding protein hu-li tai shao isoform X3 yields the protein MAAEAATMAAEQQLNGLDEQHNGCEFDPNAVVDEDDLKKLRPPDIDADVRDMERRRRVEVMMGSRTFRDDLERIVDQQLREGGAAGLFALQQHISDLTGMGTHRGLGGGGGGGARCVIPINDIKGVDFPSYVKGEKIIRCKLAALYRLVDLFGWSQSIYNHITVRVSQEQEHFLLNPFGLLYSEVTASSLIKVDMQGNVVDPGTTNFGVNIAGFVLHSAIHAARPDAKCVVHIHHPACVAVSALKCGFLPVSQESVLIGEVSYHDYYGILVDPEERESIARNLGPLNKVMFLRNHGLVILGETIEEAFFRACNTVLACESQIRMMPVGLDNLILISDDAKRRSQEVAKRANEFTRAGRNNIQLAGVEGEQPEQEEVKEKPRTREVKWRQGDMEFEAYMRMLDNSGYRSGYPYRVHSVRTELPRQKHDVEVPPAVSSFGYMIEEDELYKNSPLRKLLDGRRTLDKNRWINSPNVYQKVEVVEQGTQDPKKITKWVPDGSPTHSSTPFKLEIAHQFVPMGTTSKEFKQKQKQIKENRRQGGISAGPQSHILEGVSWDEAQKLQDANTSGTGDHVVVVGAASKGIIQRDFQHHAMVYRTPYAKNPFDSVSDQEIEEYKRQVEMSQKGISEDHEVSYSTTEAPTLEPLVAESVLLPSSEEPVRPEQKSPTSPRPISDDEDTTGAESPEPFAERSKSARLPRDGSGDAWDMFKRRSWSLGRDKRKHHNKGAEVNGDEIDNPQSQVSQSSRDESSARDMSTEDSPSKSKDKKKKKGLRTPSFLKKKSKEKKKPTPEV from the exons ATGGCAGCCGAAGCAGCTACAATGGCTGCTGAACAGCAGTTAAACGGCTTGGATGAGCAGCACAACGGTTGCGAATTTGACCCCAACGCTGTGGTCGATGAAGACGATTTAAAGAAATTGCGACCGCCAGACATCGATGCCGACGTTCGCGACATGGAGCGTCGACGCAGAGTTGAAGTCATGATGGGCAGCAGGACTTTCCGCGATGACTTGGAACGGATTGTCGACCAGCAATTGAGAGAAGGAGGAGCCGCCGGCCTCTTTGCTCTTCAGCAGCACATCTCAGACTTGACCGGAATGG GTACCCATCGAGGACTGGGCGGTGGTGGAGGCGGCGGAGCTCGCTGCGTTATCCCCATCAACGATATTAAAGGCGTGGATTTTCCAAGTTACGTTAAAGGCGAAAAAATTATTCGTTGCAAGTTGGCTGCCCTTTACCGACTTGTCGACCTTTTCGGCTGGTCGCAATCTATTTACAATCACATTACG GTTCGCGTGAGCCAAGAGCAAGAGCACTTTCTATTGAACCCGTTCGGTTTGCTGTATAGCGAAGTAACGGCCTCTTCCCTGATTAAGGTCGACATGCAG ggcaACGTGGTCGACCCGGGAACAACGAACTTTGGAGTCAACATCGCCGGTTTTGTCCTACATTCGGCCATCCATGCTGCTCGTCCGGACGCTAAATGTGTCGTCCACATCCACCATCCAGCATGCGTCGCT GTCTCCGCCTTGAAATGCGGGTTCCTTCCCGTCAGTCAGGAGAGCGTGTTGATCGGAGAAGTCAGCTACCACGACTACTACGGCATTTTGGTGGATCCCGAAGAGCGTGAATCGATCGCACGGAATCTCGGCCCCTTGAACAAA GTGATGTTCCTCCGCAATCATGGCCTAGTTATCCTAGGCGAGACCATTGAAGAGGCGTTTTTTCGCGCATGCAATACCGTCCTGGCCTGCGAATCGCAAATCCGAATGATGCCTGTAGGTCTCGACAATTTGATCTTAATTTCCGACGATGCCAAACGCCGGTCACAGG AGGTAGCTAAGCGCGCCAACGAATTCACAAGAGCCGGACGCAATAACATTCAGTTGGCTGGAGTCGAAGGCGAACAACCCGAACAAGAAGAAGTTAAAGAGAAACCTCGAACCCGTGAGGTCAAATGGCGACAAGGCGACATGGAGTTTGAAGCTTACATGCGGATGTTGGATAACTCT GGATACCGAAGCGGATATCCTTATCGCGTCCATTCAGTGAGGACGGAGCTGCCCAGACAAAAGCACGACGTAGAAGTCCCGCCTGCAGTCTCATCTTTTGGTTACATGATCGAAGAAGACGAGCTATACAAAAACAG CCCACTCAGAAAGTTGCTAGACGGTCGTCGAACCCTGGATAAAAATCGCTGGATCAATTCACCTAACGTTTATCAAAAAGTGGAAGTTGTCGAGCAAGGAACGCAGGATCCCAAGAAGATCACCAAG TGGGTACCTGATGGCTCTCCGACACACAGCAGCACTCCGTTCAAGTTGGAGATTGCTCACCAATTCGTGCCGATGGGCACGACGTCGAAGGAATTCAAACAGAAGCAAAAGCAGATCAAAGAAAATCGTCGCCAAGGTGGCATCAGTGCCGGCCCCCAGTCGCACATTTTGGAAGGTGTCAGTTGGGACGAAGCTCaaaaattacaa GATGCTAACACTAGTGGCACGGGCGATCACGTAGTTGTTGTGGGTGCTGCATCGAAAGGCATCATTCAACGTGACTTCCAACATCACGCCATGGTCTACAG AACTCCGTATGCCAAGAACCCTTTCGACTCCGTCTCAGATCAAGAGATTGAGGAGTACAAAAGACAAGTAGAGATGTCTCAGAAGGGTATTTCAG AAGATCATGAGGTCAGCTACTCAACTACGGAAGCTCCAACGTTGGAGCCTCTTGTAGCTGAGTCTGTTTTACTTCCTTCAAGTGAAGAGCCAGTCCGCCCAGAACAGAAATCACCCACATCGCCACGACCAATAAGTGACGACGAAG ATACTACAGGGGCCGAGTCGCCTGAGCCTTTTGCAGAGCGCTCAAAATCCGCCCGCCTTCCGCGTGACG GGTCGGGTGATGCTTGGGACATGTTCAAGCGTCGCTCGTGGTCGCTGGGCCGTGACAAGAGGAAACACCACAATAAAG GCGCTGAAGTGAATGGAGACGAAATTGATAACCCACAGAGCCAGGTGTCGCAGAGTAGCCGTGACGAGTCGTCGGCTCGCGACATGTCTACGGAAGATTCGCCCTCCAAATCCAAggacaaaaagaagaagaagggactACGAACACCATCCTTCCTCAAGAAGAAGagcaaggagaagaagaagcccACACCAGAAGTTTGA